AATTTCTTGGTGGTACAAATTGAGGGTATTAAAATTGGATTTTCCCTTTTAGTTGAAGATTACACAGCTTAATTTTGTAGGGTTTTGAAGTTCAGATGATGGATTATAAAGTTATGAGATTCTGCAGATTGATTTCTGTCATCTTCTTGCTGCTAATATCTCAAATTGGTACTATTTCCAATGATTTAATTTATTATCTTTTGATTTATGAAGTTGTTATTACTatgcacaaattcttgtttaagacggacaTATTCTACGGattattatgttgattaagtTTAGTTTTCTTTGTTTAAGTCATCAACCTGAGATTTCTAGCTGATTATTGAATTAGTTTACAAACTGTGTTTCAGTAAAGTTGTAATTTGAGGTTATTTGTTTCTTGATGCttcatactccctccgtctccgTCATTTGTTGAACTTTTTTTACTCTATGAGTATTTTagtcaaagataaacaaatgattgggacggagggagtacaataATACAGTAGCATTTTAATGAGAAGGTATGATCTTTTTGTTGATCATATACTGGTTTACTTGTAAAAATCTTGTTAGATATGGATTATGATCCTAGATCTTTTATCAATCTGTATCATTATGTGATCAAGGTAGATTTTAATGGAAAAAGTTTGTAGCTTTAACTAATCTGTATCTTTCAACTAAGCACAAGTCTAGTTAGTAGAGTTAGTCTCAGGCTCTCAAGAGAATGTGATTTCCTATCGTCTATCGATATTGTCTTATTAGGCTAATTACTCTTTCAACTGAATTCTAGCGACAAAGCGGTTCAGTTATGAATTATCATCTTATGATCTAGTTTATCTCATGAGATGATGAGAATGTACTTTAAATTTGTGAGTTTGATGCATATTTGATTTTGCTACTTGTGATACTTCTTTTTCTCCAGGAGCAACAAGAATTGATGCTTTTACTGGAACATTTGGTATAAACTATGGGAGGATTGCCGACAATCTTCCATCGCCGGAAAAAGTAGTTCAGCTTTTACGAAAAGCAAAGATTCGAAATGTTAGAATATTTAATTATGATCATAGTGTGATTCAAGCATTTAGTGGCACTGGGCTCGAGTTAGTTGTTGGGCTTCCAAATGAAAATCTCAATGATATGAGTACTAACCCAGATCATGCTTTGAAGTGGGTTAAGGACAACATACTGGACTTTTACCCACAGACTCGAATCGTCGGTATAGCTATTGGAAATGAAGTTTTCGGGAACGACCAAAATCTGTGGGGAAGTCTGTTGGGTGCAGTCAAGAACATTTATAAAGCGACGAAAAGTCTCAATCTTGATGATAAAATTCAAATTACTTCTTCTCAGCATTTTGGAGTTTTTGATAATTCGTACCCTCCTTCCAATTGTACTTTCAGGAATGATCTGAAGGAATACATAAAGCCACTTTTGGATTTCTTTTCACATATCGGGTCACCTTTTTGTTTAAATGCTTATCCATTCCTTACTTACATGAGTGATCCAACCCACATCAACGTAAGCTATGCCCTTTTTCAGAAAAACCCGGGAATTATAGACTCTCAAACAAAGCTCCATTATGACAATCTTCTAGAGGCTCAGGTTGATGCAGCTTATGCTGCACTTGAAGATGCGGGTTTTAAAAAGATGGAAGTGATAATTACTGAGACGGGTTGGGCATCTCGTGGAGATCAAAGTGAAGCTGTTGCTACTCCTGAAAATGCAAGGACCTATAATTACAATCTCCGAAAGAGGCTTGCCTTGCGAAAGGGAACTCCTTTAAGACCAAAGTTAATTCTTAAAGCTTATCTCTTTGCTATGTTCAATGAGGATTCTAAACCTGGGCCGACTTCTGAGAGGAACTTTGGGCTTTGGAAACCTGATGGAAGCATTTCATATGATGTTGGATTTCCTGCTTTGAAGTCCTCAGCTCCGGTAATATGAGACTGGTTGTTTTCCTGGTCAATATGTCTACTGAGTAGTGAATATATACTGATTCTGATATAAAAAAATAGAGCCTATGTTTGATGATAATTGATAAATAGTTTGCCAACCTCGCATTTCATTATAAACTTTATTTAGAATTCTGTAAATAAACGTTTGGAATGTTGTTGTGGCCTTGTTGAATGAGATTTCGAATATTTTGGATCCTTGGCTAATGTTTACAATATGTTTTGACAATTTTAAAAAAATGGCATTTATATATTAATCTCTACCCTTTTATGCTTAAAATCATATCATTGGGGTCCCATGTTTAAGTTTTGCATATATCTTGCGTATATATTTCCCTGATACCCCTGCATTGACGATTTTATGATTGACCTCCTCATTGGAGATTGATTTTATTCCTAATTGTCTACCATGTCTTTTAGAATTCCACAACAAATTCCTTTGGCATGTATATTATATTAGTAATGCGTAGCCCAATTAGGTGACTAATGCCATGGTTGTACACGATGATTTACGTGAGGGGTGACAACGTGCTCCATATCGTTTTGGGCCTAAGGCTTTGTTGTTGTATCTTATATCTCATGCTCACTAAGTCACCAATCATTACATTGTACGACTAGGTTTATACTTGCCTCAAGATAGTTGTTGAAAATTTTCCCTTCTGCCATTGATGTCTTAGTCCTGATCTCTTCTGTTTATAATGGTGAGCAGGGTATTAAAGCTCCAGGCTGGTTCACGCCCTATACTGTGGTATTTACCATGACAATGTCGATACTATTTCTGCTTTTGATATCGTGATGACGTAGCAATTTGAATTCCATTCGTGGAGTCAATTGGGTAGCAGGTACTATAGTCTCCAACATCTGTTGTGCTGATATAAAATGAGAACTCCATGATTGCTACATTATGCTGATACTTTTATTGTTTTCTTTCATCTAACAAATTATTCCTTTAACTTGGTGCCAATTACATCGTTTATGAGCAGACAGATTAATACTCACCAACTataaatatattttcataatattTAATCGTGGAGTTTTTCTCGGCATAATTGATTATGATTATTTGCTAAGAGATTGATTAAATGCTTTCATGTATATTGTGAtcaaatttataattaaaattaacATAAGATCATGGTTAGCCATGAACTTCTTTGTCATATGGCCAGACCAAGTCAAAGTCCATGTCCAAGATCATGGGTCGCCATAAAGTTCTGAGAACTACCTTAATCCCTTGGCTTATTTATTAAGGAACGGAGTATGAATTAACGGAAATACTAATTGCAGATAAAGGGAGATCAGATAAAGGGGCGATCTTGAGAACACATAACAGAAAGGAAATGGCAAAGACTAGCATGGTTGTCATGATAgtagcaatgatgatgctgattaGTGGAATAGCTGCCAAGAATTTGACCGTGGGAGATGAAATGGGATGGAAAGTTCCTTCCTCTGACGACTTCTACACCACCTGGGCTGCCAACCAGACGTTTGTCGTTGGTGACATTTTGGGTAATTCTATTGTAACTATACATTTATTCGTTTGCTTTTACAGAGTACATTTTACGAGTCTTGGTCATGATAATGCTAATTTGTATTAATGTCCATTATTTATAGGAAATGTTGTTAATTTATAATCGGTTAATTACTACGTACCTTTTAAAATCAAGTTTTTGAATCTACCttttaaaaactttttaaaaACTATCACCTTAACTCTTCACCATCCCCACTACCAGTCACACCAAACCACCACCAACAGTCGC
This sequence is a window from Silene latifolia isolate original U9 population chromosome 8, ASM4854445v1, whole genome shotgun sequence. Protein-coding genes within it:
- the LOC141597428 gene encoding glucan endo-1,3-beta-glucosidase 14-like isoform X2, with the translated sequence MMDYKVMRFCRLISVIFLLLISQIGATRIDAFTGTFGINYGRIADNLPSPEKVVQLLRKAKIRNVRIFNYDHSVIQAFSGTGLELVVGLPNENLNDMSTNPDHALKWVKDNILDFYPQTRIVGIAIGNEVFGNDQNLWGSLLGAVKNIYKATKSLNLDDKIQITSSQHFGVFDNSYPPSNCTFRNDLKEYIKPLLDFFSHIGSPFCLNAYPFLTYMSDPTHINVSYALFQKNPGIIDSQTKLHYDNLLEAQVDAAYAALEDAGFKKMEVIITETGWASRGDQSEAVATPENARTYNYNLRKRLALRKGTPLRPKLILKAYLFAMFNEDSKPGPTSERNFGLWKPDGSISYDVGFPALKSSAPIKGDQIKGRS
- the LOC141597428 gene encoding glucan endo-1,3-beta-glucosidase 14-like isoform X1: MMDYKVMRFCRLISVIFLLLISQIGATRIDAFTGTFGINYGRIADNLPSPEKVVQLLRKAKIRNVRIFNYDHSVIQAFSGTGLELVVGLPNENLNDMSTNPDHALKWVKDNILDFYPQTRIVGIAIGNEVFGNDQNLWGSLLGAVKNIYKATKSLNLDDKIQITSSQHFGVFDNSYPPSNCTFRNDLKEYIKPLLDFFSHIGSPFCLNAYPFLTYMSDPTHINVSYALFQKNPGIIDSQTKLHYDNLLEAQVDAAYAALEDAGFKKMEVIITETGWASRGDQSEAVATPENARTYNYNLRKRLALRKGTPLRPKLILKAYLFAMFNEDSKPGPTSERNFGLWKPDGSISYDVGFPALKSSAPGIKAPGWFTPYTVVFTMTMSILFLLLIS